The following are encoded in a window of Persicobacter psychrovividus genomic DNA:
- a CDS encoding RnfABCDGE type electron transport complex subunit D yields the protein MLTKTLRITTSPHLKKGMDTPTIMRHVVYALLPVAIFSVFVFGSCAFWVLATTVLSCLITEFLINQIAGNHNSLTDSSAIITGLLLGLTLPPIFPLWMAAVGGFIAIALGKMAFGGLGNNVFNPALVARAVLQAAFPVAITTWYPAMQADRFQSLPSSLFTTPFFQPVFDGVSGATPLSAFKFDQVVASANDLAFGFVSGSLGETSAFLILVGGIYLWYRGIINWRVPVGIIATVFLLSGALYLIDATTFAPPQFMVLSGGLMLGAVFMATDMVGSPMTNKGMWIYAVFIGLMVVVIRSWGGLPEGVMYAILLANAISPHIDRMVKDRVYGT from the coding sequence ATGCTCACTAAAACGTTACGTATCACAACTTCTCCCCACCTGAAAAAGGGGATGGACACGCCGACGATCATGCGACATGTGGTTTATGCCCTATTGCCCGTGGCGATCTTTTCGGTTTTTGTTTTTGGTTCATGCGCCTTCTGGGTGCTGGCAACAACGGTGCTTTCCTGTCTGATTACTGAATTTTTAATCAATCAGATAGCCGGCAACCACAACAGCCTGACCGACAGTTCGGCGATCATCACCGGATTGCTCTTGGGCTTGACCCTTCCGCCGATCTTTCCCTTGTGGATGGCCGCAGTCGGGGGCTTTATTGCCATTGCTTTGGGAAAAATGGCTTTCGGTGGTTTGGGCAATAACGTGTTCAATCCGGCATTGGTAGCAAGAGCCGTTTTGCAGGCTGCCTTTCCGGTGGCGATCACCACCTGGTATCCTGCCATGCAGGCGGATCGCTTCCAAAGCCTGCCGTCATCCTTGTTCACTACGCCATTTTTTCAGCCTGTATTTGACGGTGTCTCAGGCGCAACGCCTTTGTCTGCCTTCAAATTCGATCAGGTGGTCGCCTCCGCCAATGACCTTGCCTTTGGTTTTGTCAGTGGTTCACTGGGTGAAACATCCGCCTTTTTGATTTTGGTCGGCGGAATTTATCTGTGGTATCGGGGCATCATCAATTGGCGCGTTCCGGTGGGCATTATCGCAACAGTATTTTTACTCAGTGGCGCACTTTATTTGATAGATGCAACAACGTTTGCGCCCCCACAATTCATGGTATTGAGTGGCGGCTTGATGTTGGGTGCGGTGTTCATGGCAACGGATATGGTCGGCTCGCCGATGACCAACAAAGGCATGTGGATCTATGCAGTATTCATTGGTTTGATGGTGGTGGTGATTCGCTCTTGGGGTGGTTTGCCCGAAGGGGTGATGTATGCGATTCTATTGGCCAATGCGATTTCTCCGCATATCGACCGGATGGTCAAGGATCGGGTTTATGGGACGTGA
- a CDS encoding electron transport complex subunit E: MPIPVEIEAPQKVQPPKQKKAAGSTDEFIKGLWKENPVFVQVLGMCPVLAVTNTAGNALAMGLATAFVLLMSNILISLLRNFIPKQVRISSYILIIATFVTVTDYAIQAISVELHKSLGAFISLIVVNCLILSRAEAFASKNGVGKSIMDALGMGVGFTFALLCLGVVRELLGDGGIFGYTLMPEQFQPWIIMILPAGGFFTLALWLFFFNVLKRKPKGS, translated from the coding sequence ATGCCTATACCCGTAGAAATAGAAGCGCCTCAGAAAGTTCAGCCACCAAAGCAGAAAAAAGCTGCCGGATCAACGGATGAATTTATCAAGGGGCTATGGAAAGAAAACCCTGTCTTTGTACAGGTGCTCGGCATGTGTCCGGTGCTGGCCGTCACCAACACCGCCGGCAATGCGCTGGCGATGGGACTGGCAACGGCGTTTGTGCTGTTGATGTCCAATATTTTGATTTCGCTTTTGCGGAATTTCATTCCCAAACAGGTGCGGATCTCTTCCTATATTTTGATCATCGCCACCTTCGTAACCGTCACCGATTACGCCATTCAGGCGATCAGCGTCGAACTGCACAAAAGCTTGGGCGCTTTCATCTCCTTGATCGTAGTGAATTGCCTGATCTTGAGTAGGGCAGAGGCTTTCGCTTCCAAAAATGGCGTCGGCAAATCCATTATGGATGCCCTCGGCATGGGCGTCGGCTTCACCTTTGCCTTGTTGTGTTTGGGTGTGGTGCGTGAGCTCTTGGGCGACGGAGGAATTTTCGGCTACACGCTGATGCCCGAGCAGTTTCAGCCATGGATCATTATGATCCTGCCTGCGGGAGGATTTTTCACCCTCGCTTTGTGGCTGTTTTTTTTCAATGTTTTAAAACGTAAACCCAAAGGATCATGA
- the rsxC gene encoding electron transport complex subunit RsxC, producing the protein MFNFSKNTFKHGVHPPEHKDDTCTMKIKQFPFAPVMIIPMAQHLGAPSQVVVKEGQEVSRGQLIAKANGYMSVPIHAPVSGVIKKIGLVHTLSGNRCEGIYLEAFPFSGQEVPAGHGVDWRTSNQDEILAGVQQAGIVGLGGAAFPTHVKLKVPDGKKCEVLMLNGIECEPYLTTDHRVMLEQSSDIFMGIRYLLRSTQAERVIIGIEANKLDAAEHLQNNIPEGLPVEVKVVPVKYPQGAEKMLIKSVLDREVPSGGLPIDVGVVVVNIATCAEIGRLLPYGHGIQERVVTITGPGVKKKGNYLIPIGTPLRFALEEVGVADNISEVYMGGPMMGMSVSNLDISITKGTSGIVVFTEGETKKQGKPMACIKCGACVQACPMSLNPSRMGILAKHEAYQEMLDQEHIMDCFECGSCAYVCPSNIPLVQYFRQSKSSIRKQKLKANAH; encoded by the coding sequence ATGTTTAATTTTTCAAAAAATACATTTAAACACGGCGTTCATCCTCCCGAGCACAAGGACGACACCTGCACGATGAAAATCAAGCAGTTTCCCTTTGCTCCGGTGATGATCATCCCGATGGCGCAGCACCTTGGTGCTCCTTCGCAGGTGGTGGTCAAGGAAGGGCAGGAGGTCAGTCGTGGGCAATTGATTGCCAAGGCCAACGGCTATATGTCCGTGCCGATCCATGCGCCCGTCAGTGGCGTGATCAAAAAGATCGGGCTCGTGCATACACTTTCAGGCAATCGTTGTGAAGGCATTTATTTGGAGGCATTTCCTTTTTCGGGACAGGAGGTTCCGGCAGGGCATGGCGTGGACTGGCGCACGAGCAATCAAGATGAAATTTTGGCGGGTGTTCAGCAGGCAGGTATTGTCGGGCTTGGCGGTGCGGCTTTTCCTACGCATGTTAAATTAAAAGTACCTGATGGAAAAAAATGTGAAGTACTGATGCTTAACGGCATTGAGTGCGAGCCTTATCTAACTACCGATCACCGGGTGATGTTAGAGCAGTCGAGCGATATTTTTATGGGTATCCGTTATCTGTTGCGTTCTACTCAAGCCGAGCGGGTGATCATTGGTATCGAAGCCAACAAACTCGATGCGGCCGAACATTTACAAAATAATATTCCCGAAGGATTACCGGTGGAGGTAAAAGTGGTGCCGGTCAAATATCCGCAGGGCGCAGAAAAGATGCTGATCAAATCGGTGCTGGATCGTGAAGTTCCTTCCGGAGGATTACCGATAGATGTAGGCGTGGTAGTGGTCAATATTGCTACCTGCGCCGAGATCGGCCGACTGTTGCCTTATGGTCATGGCATTCAGGAAAGGGTGGTTACGATCACCGGTCCTGGTGTCAAGAAGAAAGGCAATTATCTGATTCCGATCGGGACGCCTTTGCGTTTTGCCTTGGAAGAAGTGGGCGTTGCCGATAATATTTCTGAAGTGTATATGGGTGGTCCGATGATGGGCATGTCGGTATCGAACTTGGATATCAGCATCACCAAAGGCACTTCGGGCATCGTGGTTTTTACCGAAGGGGAAACCAAAAAGCAAGGCAAGCCGATGGCTTGTATCAAGTGTGGTGCCTGCGTGCAAGCTTGCCCAATGAGCCTTAACCCTTCACGCATGGGCATTTTGGCCAAGCATGAAGCCTATCAAGAGATGCTCGATCAGGAGCACATTATGGATTGTTTTGAATGCGGATCATGCGCCTATGTATGTCCGTCCAATATTCCGTTGGTTCAATATTTCAGACAGTCAAAGTCAAGCATTCGAAAACAAAAATTGAAAGCCAATGCTCACTAA
- a CDS encoding GNAT family N-acetyltransferase, protein MTAKTNQPLLETQRTLLRPLTVEDANDFFSLNLDPVVLQYTGDKPFADVQSAHDFLSRYDQYEKYGVGRLAVIDKASLQFMGWCGLKYCPEKCEYDIGFRFYQKYWNNGFATETAKRCLAYGFEELGIEKVVGRAMKQNVASIKVLEKLGMSFQKVIDLDGEEGVVYEIYRERNSQIAKG, encoded by the coding sequence ATGACAGCGAAGACTAATCAACCCCTCCTCGAAACCCAAAGAACCCTATTGCGCCCTCTAACGGTGGAGGATGCTAATGATTTCTTTAGTCTAAATTTGGACCCCGTCGTTTTGCAATACACGGGAGATAAACCTTTTGCGGATGTACAATCTGCACATGATTTTTTGAGCCGTTACGATCAGTACGAAAAGTATGGGGTTGGGCGGCTTGCAGTAATCGATAAAGCTTCTCTGCAATTTATGGGTTGGTGTGGTTTAAAGTATTGCCCCGAAAAATGCGAATATGATATTGGCTTCAGGTTCTATCAGAAGTATTGGAACAATGGCTTTGCTACCGAAACCGCCAAACGGTGCCTTGCCTATGGCTTCGAGGAATTAGGGATTGAAAAGGTTGTGGGGCGGGCGATGAAACAAAATGTAGCCTCCATCAAAGTGCTTGAAAAATTGGGGATGTCTTTTCAGAAAGTAATTGACCTTGATGGTGAGGAAGGCGTTGTTTATGAAATTTATAGGGAACGCAACTCCCAGATTGCTAAAGGGTAA
- a CDS encoding ferredoxin-NADP reductase, with amino-acid sequence MKTIDNIATLQRYETIVLRSDRLTPVGTDEIREIILEVQDPDFICEINNSFGVLVPGDSRFGHHLHHRLYSVADLPTSKDEKTRITLLVKRCAYIDDFSGEEYAGVASNFLCDRIAGDHVTITGPYQLAFNVPKDPEANMLLIGMGTGIAPFRAFIKHIYQSDIEWKGKVRLFYGAKSGLEMLYMNDENNDLTNYYDNETFKAFQAISPRPQWSDDIALDVTLEDQKEEIKQMLAMNNTHVYVAGLEKVRENLDKAFANILGSEEAWKSRKAELIAGGKWAEVLY; translated from the coding sequence ATGAAAACAATCGACAACATCGCCACGCTCCAACGCTACGAAACCATCGTTTTGCGTTCGGACAGACTCACCCCCGTAGGAACGGACGAGATCCGCGAGATCATCCTTGAGGTGCAAGATCCCGACTTCATTTGTGAAATCAACAACAGCTTCGGCGTTCTGGTGCCGGGCGACTCCCGCTTCGGTCATCACCTGCACCATCGTTTGTACAGTGTGGCGGACCTGCCCACTTCCAAAGATGAAAAAACTCGCATCACCCTTTTGGTAAAACGATGCGCTTATATTGATGACTTCAGTGGAGAGGAATATGCCGGTGTGGCTTCGAATTTCCTTTGCGATCGCATAGCAGGGGATCATGTAACCATCACTGGACCGTATCAGCTTGCATTCAATGTGCCAAAGGACCCTGAGGCTAATATGTTGTTGATTGGTATGGGAACTGGCATTGCGCCTTTCCGTGCTTTCATCAAGCATATTTATCAATCCGATATCGAGTGGAAAGGAAAAGTGCGGTTGTTCTACGGAGCTAAAAGCGGGTTGGAAATGTTGTATATGAATGATGAAAATAATGACCTGACCAACTATTACGACAACGAAACCTTCAAAGCATTTCAGGCGATCAGTCCACGGCCACAATGGTCGGATGATATTGCCCTTGATGTTACACTTGAAGATCAGAAAGAAGAAATCAAGCAGATGTTGGCAATGAACAACACCCACGTTTATGTGGCGGGATTGGAAAAAGTTCGCGAGAACCTTGATAAAGCATTCGCCAACATTTTGGGAAGTGAAGAAGCATGGAAAAGTCGAAAAGCCGAATTGATTGCCGGTGGCAAATGGGCCGAGGTTTTGTATTAA
- a CDS encoding FMN-binding protein, whose protein sequence is MTETINKTKQQEEAVPVDNSNKMLVTMVSIGIACALLIVLTFEGTAPRIAKLKAEALQGAIFKVIPNISQVQLFEVLADGGFRAATEQEKGKDYIFAGYNADNELKGVAIMAHGQGYADLIHILYGYDLDKQQIVGLYVLESKETPGLGDKIEKDPAFVANFEALDAQLNEAKTALQHPITTVKHGEKQNPYEIDGITGATISSRTIGEILQKSSSHYLPMIQQHREQLSKMLNQNP, encoded by the coding sequence ATGACAGAGACAATAAATAAAACCAAGCAGCAGGAAGAAGCCGTGCCGGTCGATAACAGCAACAAGATGCTCGTTACGATGGTCAGTATCGGTATTGCCTGCGCCTTGCTGATTGTGCTGACCTTCGAAGGGACTGCCCCGCGCATTGCCAAGCTCAAAGCCGAGGCATTGCAGGGGGCGATCTTTAAGGTGATTCCGAATATCTCTCAGGTGCAGCTGTTTGAAGTGCTTGCCGATGGCGGCTTTCGGGCAGCGACCGAGCAAGAAAAAGGTAAAGACTATATTTTTGCCGGTTATAATGCGGACAATGAACTCAAGGGAGTGGCGATCATGGCGCATGGTCAGGGCTATGCGGATTTGATCCATATTTTGTATGGATATGATTTGGATAAGCAGCAGATCGTTGGACTGTATGTTTTGGAAAGCAAGGAAACTCCTGGCCTGGGAGACAAGATCGAGAAAGATCCTGCTTTTGTCGCCAATTTCGAGGCCTTGGATGCGCAGCTGAATGAAGCTAAAACAGCTTTGCAGCATCCTATCACAACCGTCAAGCATGGGGAAAAACAAAATCCTTATGAGATTGATGGTATCACTGGAGCGACGATTTCTTCCCGAACCATAGGCGAGATTCTGCAAAAGAGCAGCAGCCATTACCTGCCGATGATTCAGCAGCACCGCGAGCAGTTATCAAAGATGTTAAACCAAAACCCTTGA
- a CDS encoding T9SS type A sorting domain-containing protein produces MRFLFLFWMGLFCSFHAHSQEHPVLPKHHVEDFRQFQTSTENARRMSADLVVSDDDLGDYEFVEKTLSSNPEHLQLIGLEAMGEKVYALFSYTSAFGFGDQQLAAVDGQLGYALAAFDLEGNCTSLKSLFTNDLALHQIRKAFYLEKWEDDQLVIGVNLDESPLDFFVNDHDEAVTGNLFLFLSDQLEVIDHKLINYPLPKSIRILKSNGGDFFYHDFASFFKETNVSGVLSIEALFSFSYIFDVEFIDGKIAILTDNVIQSGSLEMDDGYGFPIIHLIEEDLSDATSIRMEDFPVRDASLRTDLVVSDGLLTVFASAEDVNTLVGVVDFDHATIVEEAGLDQKVFLGAGIYENELWFKLDDAVYKYSNGIELVESNVTEGPLSFYDQVILDFPQNNFTHLKVDRIWPKTKTTIIDKHFDGGYLYILDHAAFANGERLILAEGIGQADFLGQSFSMPAQLSSLIIHLDKEGNYLSHQQFDDFEFSINVFGEFFVQTPDREHVYLSKKTDDFVIYEVFPDELEKVFNAPKENKVAFMVSNKGKVAFDHDRDRSDNTVSISVHENFSDEAPLEFNYVTGGGQFGGYNSCLIFDNEEQLYLTYELNADDPISLSDKNGEITQISGKTSYKAPVLIKYDEDLNYLWHKYYGQDEDERSGGWISSLAVDRLGDLYVDMWTYGATQFEDGLQPVMGVYGKAILKYKQDGELVWRHSIMESHFAFNYYGLQVDDSLNVFTSYSAQLANKSVFEDDYTIGSKGDWGFSSGKIFSFVGFDKEGGRIFTKSIETQNDAYPLVHLGENGLLELFGNTRGFSFDREEINYTQTNAINRYVYQHSKYKAPERPLFSETEQRHGVYPNPVNEGYFMIHSEGKAGTYRLVDALGRTLSKGVLDTTQDTKVSVNGVAAGLYSVVLSDGTSYQLIVQ; encoded by the coding sequence ATGAGATTTTTATTCCTATTTTGGATGGGGCTTTTCTGTTCCTTCCATGCCCATTCACAGGAACACCCTGTTCTTCCCAAGCACCATGTTGAGGATTTTAGGCAATTCCAAACCAGTACAGAAAATGCCCGAAGAATGAGCGCCGACTTAGTGGTTTCCGATGATGACCTTGGAGACTATGAGTTTGTTGAGAAAACACTTTCAAGTAATCCCGAACATTTACAGTTAATTGGCCTTGAGGCTATGGGAGAGAAGGTTTATGCCTTGTTCAGTTATACTTCAGCATTTGGTTTTGGTGATCAACAACTCGCGGCGGTCGATGGGCAATTGGGCTATGCTTTGGCGGCATTTGATCTTGAAGGTAATTGTACATCATTAAAAAGTCTTTTTACCAATGATTTAGCTCTGCACCAAATACGCAAGGCATTTTATCTTGAAAAATGGGAGGATGACCAACTGGTAATAGGGGTAAATTTGGATGAGTCTCCTTTAGATTTTTTTGTGAATGATCATGATGAGGCGGTAACAGGAAATTTATTCCTTTTTCTTTCGGATCAACTGGAGGTAATTGACCATAAATTAATAAATTATCCACTTCCAAAATCGATCAGGATATTAAAATCAAATGGGGGAGACTTTTTTTATCATGATTTTGCTTCCTTTTTCAAAGAGACCAATGTTTCTGGTGTTTTATCCATAGAGGCGTTATTCAGTTTCAGTTATATATTTGATGTGGAGTTTATCGATGGTAAAATTGCCATTTTGACGGATAATGTCATCCAGTCTGGCTCTCTTGAAATGGATGACGGGTATGGTTTTCCGATTATTCATTTAATAGAGGAGGACCTTTCTGATGCCACCAGTATCAGGATGGAAGATTTTCCAGTAAGAGATGCAAGTTTAAGAACGGATTTGGTTGTGTCCGATGGGCTACTAACAGTATTCGCCAGTGCCGAGGATGTTAACACTTTGGTTGGGGTGGTCGATTTTGATCATGCCACAATAGTTGAAGAAGCGGGGCTTGACCAAAAGGTATTCTTAGGGGCTGGTATTTATGAAAACGAACTGTGGTTCAAATTAGACGATGCGGTTTACAAATATTCCAATGGTATTGAGTTGGTAGAAAGTAATGTCACTGAAGGTCCTTTATCCTTTTATGATCAAGTTATCTTGGATTTTCCTCAAAATAATTTTACCCACCTCAAGGTCGATCGAATCTGGCCAAAAACTAAAACGACTATTATTGATAAACATTTCGATGGGGGATATCTTTATATCCTCGACCATGCAGCTTTTGCGAATGGGGAACGTTTGATTCTTGCGGAAGGAATAGGGCAAGCGGATTTTTTAGGACAATCATTTTCGATGCCGGCCCAATTATCAAGCCTTATTATTCATTTGGATAAAGAAGGGAACTATCTGTCCCATCAACAATTTGATGACTTTGAATTCTCGATCAATGTGTTTGGTGAATTCTTTGTACAAACGCCAGATAGAGAACACGTTTATTTGTCGAAGAAAACGGATGATTTTGTGATTTATGAAGTATTTCCTGATGAATTAGAGAAGGTATTTAATGCACCCAAAGAAAATAAAGTTGCTTTCATGGTATCCAACAAGGGTAAGGTTGCTTTTGATCATGATCGAGACCGATCGGATAATACGGTAAGCATTAGTGTTCATGAAAATTTCTCTGACGAGGCTCCCTTGGAGTTCAACTATGTTACAGGAGGTGGTCAATTTGGAGGTTATAATAGCTGTCTTATTTTTGATAATGAGGAGCAATTGTATTTGACCTATGAGTTGAATGCTGATGACCCAATTTCTTTAAGCGATAAAAATGGTGAAATCACTCAAATATCAGGGAAAACTTCATATAAAGCTCCCGTGCTTATCAAGTATGATGAAGACTTAAATTATTTATGGCATAAGTATTATGGCCAAGATGAGGATGAAAGAAGTGGAGGCTGGATTTCTTCTTTGGCGGTAGATCGTTTAGGGGATTTGTATGTAGATATGTGGACGTATGGAGCAACTCAATTCGAGGATGGCTTGCAACCTGTTATGGGCGTTTATGGAAAAGCCATTTTGAAGTATAAGCAAGATGGGGAGTTGGTCTGGCGTCATTCCATTATGGAATCTCATTTTGCATTTAACTATTATGGGCTTCAGGTGGATGACAGTTTAAATGTATTTACAAGTTACTCAGCTCAATTAGCAAATAAATCAGTTTTTGAAGACGACTATACGATCGGATCAAAAGGGGATTGGGGTTTTTCAAGTGGTAAAATCTTTTCCTTTGTAGGTTTTGACAAAGAGGGGGGGCGTATTTTTACCAAATCAATTGAAACCCAAAATGACGCCTATCCCTTAGTGCATTTAGGGGAAAACGGGCTACTGGAATTGTTCGGCAATACAAGAGGATTTTCCTTTGACAGAGAGGAGATAAATTATACCCAGACCAATGCGATTAATCGCTATGTCTATCAGCATTCTAAATATAAAGCGCCTGAACGCCCATTGTTTTCAGAAACAGAGCAGAGGCATGGAGTGTATCCTAACCCAGTCAACGAAGGTTATTTCATGATTCATTCAGAGGGTAAAGCAGGAACCTATCGATTGGTTGATGCGCTTGGTAGAACATTATCAAAAGGTGTTTTGGATACAACGCAAGATACAAAAGTATCCGTCAATGGGGTAGCAGCAGGTTTATACTCCGTCGTGCTTTCAGATGGCACATCCTATCAGCTAATCGTTCAGTAG
- a CDS encoding RnfABCDGE type electron transport complex subunit B: protein MSILIALASLGGLTLLLVIMLIAANKKLYVYEDPRIEQVGELLPQANCGACGLAGCGQFAESLVNGKVQPALCSVNTPENLEAIASLLGVGLGEANRKVARLACAGGSNVAVDRAHYEGIESCQGMNLIGGGPKACSWGCLGQGDCAVSCNFDAIEMNANGLPVVNENKCTGCGDCVSACPKALFEIVPQSESLWVACKSLEKGDQVLAHCEVGCSACGKCEMDAPAGLITMEHHLPVIHHQAAKADKSVIDRCSTGAILWFDPQVGPLRGDESRKIIRKGAKPVQAT from the coding sequence ATGTCAATATTAATCGCATTGGCCTCTCTTGGAGGACTGACCTTATTGCTGGTGATCATGTTGATTGCCGCCAACAAAAAACTGTATGTTTACGAAGACCCCCGCATCGAGCAGGTGGGAGAGTTGTTGCCGCAGGCAAATTGTGGCGCTTGTGGACTCGCAGGCTGTGGGCAGTTTGCCGAATCGCTGGTCAATGGGAAAGTACAGCCTGCCCTTTGCTCAGTAAATACGCCCGAAAACCTTGAAGCCATTGCCTCTTTATTAGGTGTGGGGTTGGGGGAAGCCAACCGAAAAGTCGCAAGACTTGCCTGCGCCGGAGGGAGCAATGTAGCGGTGGATCGGGCGCACTACGAAGGCATCGAAAGCTGTCAGGGAATGAACCTGATCGGTGGAGGGCCCAAAGCCTGTTCCTGGGGATGCCTCGGTCAAGGCGACTGCGCCGTCTCCTGCAATTTCGATGCGATTGAGATGAATGCCAACGGCCTGCCCGTTGTCAATGAAAATAAATGTACCGGTTGTGGCGACTGTGTTTCAGCTTGCCCCAAAGCATTGTTTGAAATAGTGCCACAGTCCGAATCCTTATGGGTTGCCTGTAAAAGCCTTGAAAAAGGTGATCAGGTTTTGGCGCACTGCGAGGTTGGCTGTAGTGCCTGTGGTAAATGTGAAATGGACGCTCCGGCTGGGCTGATTACGATGGAGCATCATCTGCCAGTGATTCATCATCAGGCAGCCAAAGCCGATAAGTCTGTTATCGATCGTTGTTCAACAGGCGCCATCCTTTGGTTTGATCCGCAAGTAGGGCCACTTCGTGGCGACGAAAGCCGCAAGATTATCCGCAAAGGTGCCAAGCCTGTGCAGGCAACCTAA
- a CDS encoding electron transport complex protein RnfA translates to MMSESVWRIFINACLINNFVLAYFLGICPFLGVSGKYETASKMGLAVTFVMLISAVCGFGIHALLVWLNAPYLQLISFIVVIASTVQLVEMFIKKMSPALFQALGIFLPLITTNCAILGLVLFQTAKGYTFVQSIFYALGAGVGFTIALILMAGVREQTAFANSPKVVRGTVLTLFIAGILSLSFMGFSGM, encoded by the coding sequence ATCATGAGTGAGTCTGTTTGGAGAATATTCATCAATGCCTGCCTGATCAACAATTTTGTGCTGGCCTACTTTTTAGGGATCTGCCCATTCTTGGGTGTGTCCGGAAAGTATGAAACCGCCTCAAAGATGGGACTGGCCGTCACCTTTGTGATGCTGATCAGTGCCGTCTGTGGTTTTGGAATTCATGCCCTGTTGGTTTGGCTCAATGCCCCTTACCTGCAACTGATCAGCTTTATTGTCGTGATCGCCTCGACGGTTCAGTTAGTGGAAATGTTCATCAAAAAAATGAGTCCGGCACTCTTTCAGGCACTTGGGATCTTTTTGCCATTGATCACCACCAACTGCGCCATTCTCGGTTTGGTTTTGTTCCAAACCGCCAAAGGATACACCTTCGTGCAAAGTATTTTCTATGCCCTTGGTGCTGGAGTTGGATTTACCATCGCCCTGATTTTGATGGCCGGCGTTCGGGAGCAAACCGCCTTTGCTAATAGCCCGAAAGTAGTCCGTGGAACGGTCTTGACCTTGTTCATTGCGGGAATTTTATCGCTGTCCTTTATGGGATTTTCAGGGATGTAG